The proteins below are encoded in one region of Hordeum vulgare subsp. vulgare chromosome 3H, MorexV3_pseudomolecules_assembly, whole genome shotgun sequence:
- the LOC123443535 gene encoding GDSL esterase/lipase At4g10955-like, protein MAVERDIFGISGPTYLNPVNWNCENNRRSVAACLVQAVYVLERDRQLNRQSIDAAAPPWWEFFHFEMIRKLVDDVDLSIFGVIFEFNPPSSKEASAKGAPRFVIAFRGTITEKETISRDLSLDLQLVQNGLHKTSRFTIAMQAVQNVASVFPGSPIWLAGHSLGAGTAILTGRNMVKKGALLDSFLFNPPFVAAPIEGIRDERVKHGFRVARSVITAGLTIAMKSKTEGNNQRSVAEESFNILSSWTPYLFVNPGDHVCSEYIGYFQHRQNMEDLGAGFIEKLATQNSIGDLFYKALGWESEPLHLLPSADLIVNVSPSPDFKYAHGISQWWQPDLNLQCKKYRYS, encoded by the exons ATGGCTGTGGAGAGAGACATCTTTGGTATCTCAGGGCCGACATATCTTAATCCTGTCAATTG GAATTGCGAGAATAATAGGAGATCTGTGGCTGCCTGTTTAGTTCAGGCTGTGTATGTTTTGGAGAGAGACCGGCAACTAAATCGTCAATCTATTGACGCCGCAGCACCTCCTTGGTGGGAGTTCTTCCATTTTGAGATGATCCGCAAGCTTGTCGATGATGTTGACTTGTCTATATTCGGTGTAATATTTGAATTCAACCCTCCTTCAAGTAAAGAAGCTTCTGCCAAGGGTGCCCCTAGATTTGTCATTGCCTTCAGAGGCACCATAACTGAGAAGGAAACCATTTCTAGAGATCTTTCCCTTGACCTCCAGCTTGTTCAAAATGGTCTCCATAAGACCTCAAGATTTACAATTGCGATGCAAGCTGTTCAAAATGTAGCCTCAGTTTTCCCTGGATCCCCGATTTGGCTAGCTGGTCATTCACTGGGTGCAGGTACGGCTATCCTTACTGGAAGGAACATGGTTAAGAAGGGCGCTCTTTTGGATAGTTTTCTCTTCAATCCACCTTTTGTCGCTGCTCCGATAGAGGGAATCAGGGATGAGAGGGTAAAGCATGGTTTCCGCGTTGCAAGAAGTGTTATTACCGCGGGACTAACAATTGCAATGAAATCAAAAACCGAGGGGAACAATCAGAGGTCTGTTGCTGAAGAATCATTCAACATTTTGTCATCATGGACGCCATATCTGTTTGTTAATCCAGGAGACCATGTATGTTCGGAGTACATTGGGTACTTCCAGCATCGTCAAAACATGGAGGATCTTGGTGCTGGATTTATTGAGAAGCTTGCGACCCAAAATTCAATCGGAGACCTGTTTTACAAGGCATTAGGGTGGGAATCAGAACCACTGCACCTTCTTCCATCTGCAGACTTGATTGTAAACGTGAGCCCTTCACCGGACTTCAAATATGCCCATGGCATTAGCCAATGGTGGCAACCCGATCTGAACTTGCAATGCAAAAAATATCGGTACTCTTAG